One window of Dysidea avara chromosome 11, odDysAvar1.4, whole genome shotgun sequence genomic DNA carries:
- the LOC136238509 gene encoding putative riboflavin kinase, which translates to MVDAGQLPFFARGLVVAGFGRGSKELGIPTANYPEDVVSTLPDAIQSGIFYGWAMVDQGPVYKMVMSIGWNPVYQNKKRSMETHILHEFPDDFYGSQLSVCMVGFIRDEMNFTSKEELIEAIKNDIRVAEEKLSNVSLSQREVEFFSKTEKSQ; encoded by the exons ATGGTCGACGCTGGTCAACTGCCGTTCTTCGCTCGGGGTCTAGTCGTGGCTGGGTTTGGTCGTGGTAGTAAAGAATTAGGAATCCCTACGG ctaaCTATCCAGAAGACGTGGTGTCGACACTACCAGATGCAATACAGTCAGGTATATTCTATGGGTGGGCTATGGTGGACCAGGGGCCAGTGTATAAGATGGTAATGAGTATAGGATGGAACCCTGTGTACCAAAACAAGAAAAGGAGCATG GAAACCCACATCCTTCATGAGTTTCCTGATGACTTCTATGGGAGTCAGCTAAGTGTGTGCATGGTGGGCTTTATTAGGGATGAAATGAACTTCACTTCTAAAG AGGAGCTGATAGAAGCCATCAAGAATGATATCAGAGTTGCTGAGGAGAAACTGTCTAATGTGTCCTTATCACAGAGGGAAGTAGAGTTCTTCAGTAAAACAGAAAAGTCACAGTAA